A genome region from Nocardia sp. NBC_00565 includes the following:
- a CDS encoding LLM class F420-dependent oxidoreductase, giving the protein MNLKFNLMFPMRAVKHYPRWIGESSLGAVAKFVEDAGFDALSMSEHPYPDKQWLANGGHHAFDPFVSLSIAAEATRDLRLITYVMVAGYRNPYLGAKSAASLDLLSGGRLTLGLAAGYLKSEFDALGADFARRGKLLDEAILAMRATWAGAEHDGPEFGVPGHISLPAPAQPNGPPIWIGGNSTAARRRAVELGDGWMPMGQSAEMAKITRTPPLEDIATLRTMIADQNARRSEAGKPAIDISFVPFEANLLHSGDSTAFCDAVEPLLAEYTEAGVTWITVEPASRSIDDFYRDVSLIADRLIKRSR; this is encoded by the coding sequence ATGAATCTGAAGTTCAATCTGATGTTCCCGATGCGGGCGGTCAAGCATTACCCGCGCTGGATCGGCGAGTCCAGTCTCGGCGCCGTGGCAAAGTTCGTCGAGGACGCGGGATTCGACGCTTTGTCCATGAGTGAGCATCCCTATCCGGATAAGCAATGGCTCGCCAACGGCGGGCACCATGCGTTCGATCCGTTCGTGTCGCTGAGCATCGCGGCCGAGGCCACCCGGGACCTGCGGCTCATCACCTATGTGATGGTCGCCGGATACCGGAACCCCTATCTGGGTGCGAAATCGGCGGCCAGTCTGGACCTGCTGTCCGGCGGCCGACTGACGCTCGGTCTCGCGGCCGGTTACCTGAAATCGGAATTCGATGCCCTCGGCGCGGATTTCGCGCGACGCGGCAAACTTCTCGACGAAGCCATCCTCGCGATGCGGGCGACGTGGGCGGGCGCCGAACACGATGGCCCGGAGTTCGGTGTGCCAGGCCACATTTCGCTGCCCGCACCCGCCCAGCCGAATGGCCCGCCGATCTGGATCGGCGGCAACAGCACGGCCGCGCGACGGCGCGCGGTCGAACTCGGGGACGGCTGGATGCCGATGGGACAGTCGGCCGAGATGGCGAAGATCACCAGGACGCCGCCGCTGGAAGATATCGCCACGCTACGGACGATGATCGCGGACCAGAACGCGCGACGATCCGAGGCCGGGAAGCCTGCTATCGACATCTCGTTCGTGCCGTTCGAAGCGAACCTGCTGCACAGCGGTGACAGTACGGCGTTCTGTGACGCCGTGGAGCCGCTGCTCGCGGAGTACACGGAGGCCGGTGTCACCTGGATCACGGTCGAGCCGGCCAGCCGCAGCATCGACGATTTCTACCGTGACGTGTCCTTGATCGCCGACCGCTTGATCAAGCGGAGCCGGTGA
- a CDS encoding PaaI family thioesterase, with protein MVSQLPDINTGTTPGYVELAAAFRNLQSALCAAAPPVPILRHLIREFASTAAELECYRVPEPDRPAQRRISPEVVHPAIIPYIMSRIDDSTAEAVVEFTDAHLGGNGAVHGGHIPAMFDDLLGIFVGMKAQPGSRTAYLKVNYRRITPINRPLRVDVSIDRVEGRKTFISGRLLDDGELCAEAEALFVRLLPGQP; from the coding sequence ATGGTTTCTCAGCTGCCCGATATCAATACCGGCACCACACCTGGATATGTCGAGTTGGCCGCGGCCTTCCGCAACCTGCAGTCGGCACTGTGCGCGGCAGCACCGCCGGTGCCGATCCTGCGTCACCTGATTCGTGAATTCGCCTCCACCGCAGCAGAACTGGAGTGCTATCGAGTTCCTGAGCCGGACCGGCCCGCGCAGCGGCGTATCTCCCCGGAGGTGGTACATCCGGCAATCATTCCGTACATCATGAGCAGAATCGACGATTCGACCGCGGAGGCCGTCGTGGAATTCACCGACGCCCACCTCGGTGGCAACGGTGCGGTCCATGGTGGGCACATCCCGGCGATGTTCGACGATCTGCTGGGCATATTCGTCGGGATGAAAGCCCAACCCGGTTCGCGCACCGCCTATCTGAAAGTGAACTATCGCCGGATCACGCCGATCAATCGGCCGCTGCGCGTGGACGTGTCGATCGACCGGGTCGAGGGCCGCAAAACCTTCATCTCCGGTCGACTGCTGGACGACGGTGAGCTGTGTGCGGAAGCCGAGGCGCTATTCGTGCGTCTGCTGCCCGGACAACCGTAA
- a CDS encoding TetR/AcrR family transcriptional regulator, translating to MERRPGRDRGADPRSIRSRAALSRAILEVAAEQPIDQVTITALCERAGVTRRTFYNYAGSPVELLKQALTAELDEIGDQMRAESAQSDVDLSVAVRHSLGAILEHVHRNGSIYRDTVTGRVHPELYVLLGDHFFDAVRHSILTSVRQIPEIDGVRAGSTRYLAAIDLHASFVAHAYAGVIEKALDNPAVSNDFVLDIVVATLPDWMLNKAERP from the coding sequence ATGGAACGCAGGCCGGGGCGCGACCGTGGGGCAGACCCTCGGTCGATACGAAGCCGGGCAGCACTGTCACGTGCGATCTTGGAGGTGGCGGCGGAGCAGCCGATAGACCAGGTGACGATCACAGCGTTGTGCGAGCGGGCCGGGGTGACACGTCGTACCTTTTACAACTACGCCGGATCGCCAGTGGAGCTGTTGAAGCAGGCGCTGACCGCCGAACTGGATGAGATCGGTGACCAGATGCGGGCCGAGAGCGCCCAATCGGATGTCGACCTTTCCGTCGCGGTGCGGCACAGTCTCGGGGCGATACTCGAGCACGTCCACCGCAATGGGTCCATCTATCGCGATACTGTCACCGGCCGAGTGCATCCAGAGCTCTATGTGCTGCTCGGCGACCACTTCTTCGACGCGGTACGACACTCCATCCTGACGTCGGTGCGACAGATACCCGAAATCGATGGTGTCCGCGCGGGATCCACCCGCTACCTGGCGGCGATAGATCTGCACGCATCCTTCGTCGCGCACGCGTACGCCGGTGTCATCGAGAAGGCTCTGGACAATCCGGCGGTCAGTAACGATTTTGTGCTCGACATCGTCGTCGCGACATTGCCCGACTGGATGCTCAACAAAGCTGAGCGCCCATGA
- a CDS encoding MFS transporter, with protein MTRTDAKVRQAVLLPALVLLGVVSTAVGSLGAPLLPTIVTDLHVSLATSQWALTISLVAGAVAAPLLGRLGDGRRRRETILCALAVVASGCVLSALPLGFEWLLVGRALQGVGLGLVPLAITAARDGLPKRKQASGIALIGVTTAAGLGIGYPVAGLITAYGGLSAAFWFGAALTVVTIAVAAWALPPNPDRQPRRLDAVGLALLGVAIVALLLACSQGPQWGWTSPALASAVVVTVIATCAWIWWELRHSTPLVDVRLLRHPSVLAADVMVVLVGAGIYPLLSLVVRYTRTPTNVGYGYGYSAALAGVMLVPYSVGSFLASRLAVRAMRRFSLEALTAASSAVLIASMVLFLTTRAHLVLLLMSMGLAGFGIGVVFAVNPAQIHRGVPPHETGSANSFYQVLRYVGYSVGSALSATLLATHTPDSADIPTENGYAAAAWTGIIALAVAVAAALLLNLNTKKRKGVDAEHGTSRPTPDGELLTPALAPLR; from the coding sequence ATGACTCGCACGGATGCGAAAGTTCGACAAGCGGTGCTACTACCCGCATTGGTGTTGTTGGGCGTGGTCTCCACTGCAGTAGGCAGCTTGGGCGCGCCCCTGTTACCGACGATTGTGACCGACCTACACGTGTCGTTGGCGACATCCCAATGGGCACTGACCATTTCACTGGTTGCCGGGGCCGTAGCCGCCCCGCTTCTAGGACGACTCGGTGATGGGCGTCGCCGCCGAGAGACGATCCTCTGCGCGTTGGCTGTTGTCGCGTCGGGATGCGTATTGTCGGCACTGCCGCTGGGTTTCGAATGGCTGCTGGTCGGTCGCGCCTTGCAAGGCGTGGGGCTCGGGCTCGTTCCGCTCGCGATCACTGCCGCCCGTGACGGACTGCCAAAACGTAAGCAAGCGTCGGGTATTGCCTTGATCGGCGTCACCACCGCGGCAGGACTAGGGATCGGGTACCCCGTCGCCGGGCTGATCACTGCCTACGGTGGACTGTCGGCAGCGTTCTGGTTCGGCGCCGCACTGACCGTGGTCACCATTGCCGTGGCCGCCTGGGCACTGCCGCCCAACCCCGACCGGCAACCGCGTCGCCTGGATGCCGTCGGCCTCGCCCTGCTCGGAGTGGCCATCGTGGCCCTCCTGCTGGCGTGTTCACAAGGCCCACAGTGGGGTTGGACATCGCCGGCGCTGGCATCAGCCGTCGTGGTCACCGTTATCGCCACTTGCGCCTGGATATGGTGGGAGCTTCGCCACAGCACCCCCCTGGTCGATGTCAGACTGCTCCGGCATCCTTCTGTACTCGCAGCCGATGTCATGGTCGTGCTGGTCGGAGCCGGAATCTACCCACTGCTGTCGCTCGTCGTCCGCTACACCCGAACACCGACCAACGTCGGCTACGGCTACGGTTACTCCGCCGCCCTCGCCGGCGTGATGCTCGTGCCGTACTCGGTCGGGAGTTTCCTCGCCAGTCGGCTGGCTGTCCGAGCCATGCGTCGATTCTCGTTGGAAGCACTCACCGCCGCCAGTAGCGCTGTTCTCATCGCCTCCATGGTGCTGTTTCTCACCACCCGCGCGCACCTTGTGCTGCTGCTGATGTCCATGGGGTTGGCAGGATTCGGCATCGGTGTTGTCTTTGCCGTCAACCCAGCCCAGATCCACCGAGGGGTCCCGCCGCACGAGACCGGAAGCGCCAACAGCTTCTACCAAGTCCTCCGATACGTCGGTTACTCCGTCGGCAGCGCGCTCAGCGCGACCCTCCTTGCCACGCACACTCCCGACAGCGCCGACATACCCACTGAAAACGGCTACGCCGCAGCAGCTTGGACAGGAATCATCGCCCTTGCCGTCGCCGTCGCCGCGGCTCTGCTCCTCAACCTCAACACCAAGAAGCGCAAAGGCGTCGACGCAGAACACGGCACGAGCCGCCCAACGCCTGACGGTGAGCTACTCACGCCCGCACTGGCACCTCTGAGATAA
- a CDS encoding Gfo/Idh/MocA family protein yields MVETQITSVNGVHEFRPQLIATRIESPRTTQWRELEWLIECESGSSASDSPYSARVTARVDYWHPTHPLQSEWMYRSADGGGYLLGLGAHDLDYLCWLFGDPSEICADVRTTVATRQRPDDTVLRVDADDTASILIRFASGVVATVSITAMSLHAKAAYQLDATGSDGAVSLAGTLFERTLQAATTDDSGMTAVPGSSRVPRSGALAFDGRARNNAARQLALLLEDWLPALDGKSTPQVPNLSDGLRVQRIVTAARQSSAGHGWVAV; encoded by the coding sequence ATAGTAGAGACGCAGATCACATCAGTCAACGGCGTTCACGAATTCCGGCCACAGCTGATCGCGACCCGGATAGAGTCACCGCGGACGACGCAATGGCGGGAGCTGGAATGGCTGATCGAGTGCGAGTCGGGATCATCGGCGTCGGATTCTCCGTATTCGGCGCGGGTCACCGCCCGGGTCGACTACTGGCATCCGACACACCCGTTGCAATCGGAGTGGATGTACCGCAGCGCCGACGGCGGCGGCTACCTGCTCGGACTCGGCGCTCACGACCTGGATTACCTGTGCTGGCTGTTCGGCGATCCCAGTGAGATATGCGCGGACGTCCGCACCACGGTGGCGACCCGGCAACGCCCGGACGACACCGTGCTCCGGGTCGATGCGGACGATACGGCGTCGATTCTGATCCGTTTCGCATCGGGGGTCGTCGCCACGGTATCGATCACCGCGATGAGCCTGCACGCCAAGGCGGCGTATCAGCTCGATGCCACCGGAAGCGACGGCGCCGTTTCGCTGGCGGGCACACTCTTCGAACGCACACTGCAGGCCGCGACGACAGACGACTCCGGGATGACCGCAGTGCCCGGCTCATCGCGCGTACCCCGCTCCGGCGCACTGGCTTTCGACGGCAGAGCGCGTAACAATGCCGCACGTCAGCTAGCGCTGTTACTCGAAGACTGGCTGCCGGCCCTCGACGGCAAATCGACTCCGCAGGTACCGAATCTGAGCGATGGTCTTCGGGTCCAGCGCATCGTCACCGCAGCGCGACAGAGCTCTGCCGGGCACGGATGGGTCGCCGTGTGA
- a CDS encoding ABC transporter substrate-binding protein, whose product MKQRKGIGAVFALGLAGLLAVSGCGSSGSDSTSSSNSSSATAPAGGSGIKAKILVVGDFTSTIPFTLPEIVPMVKGVLKDFPNVEIETCDGKGTAPGFLVCAQQAVRDRVAGVVLGFSAGGQDLSVLTKANIPTIGAGDSHSPNSYPTAEPFSIYVALGAGLAATGCTKLGIVYLDGSDFLIDYIKGGFEGKGGKEVARGSVAANAADLSPAVSKVTGAGAECVAVSLTPSGGAQALTALKQSGKTLTVGGISAVFSTELLKSLGALAEGLIVVDTVLNSSDDAPGIKDAAAAMHSVDAKAKMTQQALGSYIAAKLVAAALPKVSGEVTSASLTTALDGLRNVDMNGVIPPWSSIPVEGKTFPRIFNHYGINYKIQGGKAVKEGDFYDILALLTGK is encoded by the coding sequence ATGAAGCAACGCAAGGGGATCGGAGCCGTGTTCGCCCTCGGCTTGGCGGGACTGCTCGCAGTGTCGGGATGCGGTTCGTCCGGCAGCGATTCCACCTCATCGAGTAACAGCAGTTCCGCCACCGCGCCGGCAGGTGGTTCCGGCATCAAGGCGAAGATCCTCGTTGTCGGCGACTTCACCAGCACGATCCCGTTCACGCTCCCCGAGATCGTGCCGATGGTGAAAGGGGTCTTGAAGGACTTCCCAAATGTGGAAATCGAGACCTGTGACGGCAAAGGCACTGCGCCGGGCTTCCTGGTGTGCGCGCAACAGGCGGTGCGGGACAGGGTCGCCGGCGTGGTGCTCGGCTTCTCCGCCGGTGGGCAGGACCTGAGCGTATTGACCAAGGCCAACATCCCCACGATCGGAGCCGGGGACTCCCACAGCCCGAACTCGTACCCGACGGCGGAACCGTTCTCGATCTACGTCGCACTCGGCGCGGGTCTGGCAGCGACCGGCTGCACCAAGCTCGGCATCGTCTACCTGGACGGCTCGGACTTCCTGATCGACTACATCAAGGGCGGCTTCGAGGGCAAAGGTGGCAAGGAGGTTGCGCGCGGATCCGTTGCGGCCAATGCCGCTGACCTCTCGCCCGCGGTGTCCAAGGTGACCGGCGCAGGCGCCGAGTGTGTGGCCGTCAGCCTCACCCCGTCCGGTGGCGCACAGGCACTGACTGCCTTGAAGCAGAGCGGCAAGACGTTGACCGTCGGCGGCATCTCCGCGGTCTTCAGCACCGAACTGCTCAAATCTCTTGGCGCGCTTGCCGAAGGGCTGATCGTCGTGGATACCGTGCTCAACTCGTCCGACGATGCGCCGGGCATCAAGGATGCGGCGGCGGCGATGCACTCGGTCGACGCCAAGGCCAAGATGACCCAGCAGGCATTGGGCTCATACATCGCGGCCAAGCTCGTCGCGGCCGCGCTGCCGAAGGTGAGCGGTGAGGTCACCAGCGCGTCGCTGACGACGGCACTCGACGGGCTCCGCAACGTCGACATGAACGGCGTGATCCCCCCGTGGTCGTCGATTCCTGTCGAGGGCAAGACGTTCCCGCGGATCTTCAACCACTACGGGATCAACTACAAGATTCAAGGTGGGAAGGCCGTCAAGGAGGGCGATTTCTACGACATCCTTGCCCTGCTGACCGGAAAGTAG
- a CDS encoding branched-chain amino acid ABC transporter permease/ATP-binding protein, with the protein MTEVWRFAALGLGAGALYALAAIGLVLVYRGSGVVNFAQGAMGMVGAYVYFEARQEHGLAQPVSVLLGLLASALLGALFHVLILRRMHHASALAKIVATLALLVVLQSTAVLRYGPLPKVVPSMLPIEPVAIFGAQIGEDRVYILLIVVALAAVLWLIYRFTAFGIATSAVAENPRAAAALAVSPNLIAAANWAIGSALGAMAAILLVPITGLGTANLTYLVIPVSAAAVVGRFSSFPVTVLAGLVIGVAQSEVTRYVTEPGWGTAVPFVLIAIVLLARGKAIAGKDEKFGRMPRLGTGRIAKAPLLVAAAVVLLCIWALMPTSWVNALQAQLLGAIIVMSFVVVTGYAGQLSLMQVGFGGIGALMAGWLVATHGWPFEVALIAGVLAAVPVGIVVGLAGVRTRGVYLAILTLGLAISLEAVVFMNPEFAGGVTGYNVGDTTVFGINVNGLFYPKRYATFALVILVLVGLAIANLRRSRAGRRLIAVRTNERAAAALGVSVLQAKLYAFVLGGMIAALGGIMVAFRSPVLQFTNFAGLQSVAAMQNAVLGGAGTLAGPLVGSGFGQDSLGQQIFSFLGAEVALYIALVSGVGLLFMLTIAPDGLAFQLLPTDRAKAMMSGPFGKRLRRGAPKAAAQLPVTDVDVHRVAPKSLELHDVSVRFGGVTALKSLALQVQPGEIVGLIGPNGAGKSTAIDAITGFAVPATGAVYLDGQNMTGWSRERRARAGLGRSFQSLELFDDLTVRENLQTACDRRDMAAYATNLVVPDRAELSPAALAAVADFDLRQHLETKASDLDYARRRMLAVARAVAGGHSVLLLDEPASGLGEPQTRHLGEVLRRLAAERGMAILLVEHNIDMVLRTCDRVYALDFGVLIGQGTPAEIRNNPAVIEAYLGTSRFTADNAAAQLEQQARASDPAGSSHPSARGSVISR; encoded by the coding sequence ATGACCGAAGTCTGGAGATTCGCGGCACTCGGGCTGGGGGCCGGCGCATTGTACGCGCTGGCCGCCATCGGCCTGGTCCTCGTATATCGCGGTTCGGGCGTAGTCAACTTCGCCCAAGGTGCAATGGGCATGGTCGGTGCCTACGTTTACTTCGAGGCGCGCCAGGAGCACGGGCTGGCACAGCCGGTGTCCGTGCTCCTGGGGTTGCTGGCCTCCGCTCTGCTCGGAGCCCTGTTTCACGTACTCATCCTGCGGCGAATGCACCATGCCTCGGCACTGGCCAAGATCGTGGCAACGCTCGCTCTACTCGTCGTGCTGCAGTCGACGGCGGTGCTGCGCTACGGCCCGCTGCCGAAGGTGGTGCCGTCGATGCTGCCGATCGAGCCGGTCGCGATCTTCGGTGCACAGATCGGCGAGGACCGCGTCTACATCTTGCTCATCGTGGTCGCACTGGCCGCCGTGTTGTGGCTGATCTACCGCTTCACCGCCTTTGGCATCGCGACCAGTGCGGTCGCTGAGAACCCGCGGGCCGCGGCGGCCCTGGCCGTCTCGCCGAACCTGATCGCCGCCGCGAACTGGGCAATCGGGTCCGCGCTCGGTGCCATGGCCGCGATCCTGCTGGTGCCGATCACCGGACTCGGCACGGCAAACCTGACCTACCTCGTCATCCCGGTATCGGCCGCGGCTGTCGTCGGGCGGTTCTCCTCGTTCCCGGTCACTGTGCTGGCCGGACTCGTCATCGGTGTGGCGCAGTCCGAGGTCACCCGTTATGTCACCGAGCCGGGTTGGGGCACTGCGGTCCCGTTCGTTCTCATCGCCATCGTCCTGCTGGCACGTGGTAAGGCGATCGCCGGAAAGGACGAGAAGTTCGGTCGGATGCCACGATTGGGCACCGGTCGGATTGCGAAGGCGCCGTTGCTGGTCGCGGCCGCCGTTGTCCTGCTGTGCATTTGGGCACTGATGCCGACCAGTTGGGTGAATGCGCTGCAGGCGCAGCTGCTCGGCGCCATCATCGTGATGTCGTTCGTGGTCGTCACCGGGTACGCGGGTCAGCTTTCGCTGATGCAGGTCGGTTTCGGCGGCATCGGTGCGCTGATGGCAGGCTGGCTGGTCGCCACCCACGGCTGGCCGTTCGAAGTCGCTCTGATCGCGGGCGTCCTGGCAGCGGTACCGGTGGGCATCGTGGTCGGGCTGGCGGGAGTGCGAACCCGCGGGGTATACCTGGCCATCCTCACTCTGGGCTTGGCGATATCGCTGGAAGCCGTCGTCTTCATGAACCCGGAGTTTGCGGGCGGCGTGACGGGTTACAACGTCGGTGACACCACGGTGTTCGGGATCAACGTCAACGGGCTGTTCTATCCGAAGCGCTATGCCACCTTCGCTCTGGTGATCCTGGTTCTGGTCGGCTTGGCAATCGCGAACCTACGGCGATCGCGGGCCGGTCGTCGGCTGATCGCGGTCCGTACCAACGAGCGGGCGGCCGCGGCCCTGGGTGTATCAGTGCTGCAGGCAAAGCTCTATGCGTTCGTCCTCGGCGGCATGATCGCGGCACTCGGCGGGATCATGGTGGCGTTCCGGAGTCCGGTATTGCAGTTCACCAACTTCGCGGGCCTGCAGTCGGTGGCCGCCATGCAGAACGCGGTGCTCGGCGGTGCGGGCACGCTCGCGGGCCCGCTGGTCGGCAGCGGCTTCGGCCAGGACTCGCTCGGCCAGCAGATCTTCAGCTTCCTGGGTGCCGAGGTCGCGCTCTACATCGCTCTGGTCAGCGGCGTCGGGCTGTTGTTCATGCTCACGATCGCACCGGATGGCTTGGCGTTTCAGCTGCTCCCCACTGATCGGGCCAAGGCCATGATGTCCGGGCCATTCGGAAAACGGCTGCGCCGTGGCGCGCCGAAGGCCGCCGCGCAGTTGCCGGTGACGGACGTCGACGTGCACCGGGTGGCACCGAAATCACTCGAACTGCACGATGTCTCGGTGCGTTTCGGCGGCGTGACCGCCTTGAAATCACTGGCATTGCAGGTACAGCCGGGCGAGATCGTCGGGCTGATCGGGCCGAACGGGGCAGGCAAGAGTACGGCGATCGACGCCATCACCGGGTTCGCGGTGCCGGCGACCGGAGCCGTCTACCTCGACGGTCAGAATATGACCGGGTGGAGCCGCGAACGCAGAGCGCGCGCTGGTCTCGGCCGGTCCTTCCAATCGCTGGAACTCTTCGACGACCTCACTGTCCGGGAAAACCTGCAGACCGCGTGCGACAGGCGGGACATGGCCGCGTATGCGACGAACCTGGTGGTACCCGATCGCGCCGAGTTGAGTCCGGCGGCGCTGGCCGCGGTCGCCGACTTCGACCTGCGGCAGCACCTGGAAACGAAGGCATCCGATCTCGACTACGCGCGGCGACGGATGCTCGCGGTTGCTCGCGCGGTCGCGGGTGGACACTCGGTACTGCTGCTCGACGAGCCTGCGTCCGGCCTGGGTGAGCCACAGACCCGCCATCTCGGCGAGGTATTGCGCAGGCTCGCTGCTGAGCGTGGCATGGCAATCTTGCTGGTGGAGCACAACATCGACATGGTCCTGCGCACCTGTGATCGCGTGTACGCCTTGGACTTCGGGGTTTTGATCGGCCAGGGCACACCGGCAGAAATCAGGAACAACCCAGCGGTGATCGAGGCCTATCTCGGCACCAGCCGGTTCACCGCGGACAACGCTGCCGCGCAGCTCGAGCAACAGGCCCGCGCCAGTGATCCCGCCGGTAGTAGCCACCCCTCGGCCAGGGGATCGGTGATCTCCCGATGA
- a CDS encoding ABC transporter ATP-binding protein: MSATNNGPVLEGRSLTVGYGHTPVVHDIDITVRAGEVVALLGMNGAGKTTTVRALAGDLEPFSGEVRLRGRRTTAPLHRRAKQGLRYISEERSVFMGLSGADNLRLGRTERKRCLELFPELERLLGRKAGLMSGGEQQMLTLARALAADPDVLLADELSLGLAPLVLERLLLTVRAAADNGAAVLLVEQHVRDALEVADRAYVISHGRVVLQGAAKDLTDRIGEIEQAYLAGAEIGTATA; this comes from the coding sequence ATGAGCGCGACGAACAACGGACCGGTCCTCGAGGGTCGATCCCTGACGGTTGGCTACGGCCACACGCCGGTCGTGCACGACATCGACATCACGGTGCGCGCCGGCGAGGTCGTCGCGCTGCTCGGCATGAACGGCGCGGGAAAGACCACCACGGTGCGGGCGCTGGCCGGCGACCTCGAGCCGTTCAGTGGTGAAGTACGGCTGCGCGGACGACGAACAACCGCACCGCTGCACCGTCGAGCCAAGCAGGGGTTGCGCTACATCTCCGAGGAACGCTCGGTGTTCATGGGCCTGTCCGGCGCGGACAACCTGCGCCTCGGCCGGACCGAACGCAAGCGCTGCCTCGAGCTGTTCCCAGAGCTCGAACGGCTGCTCGGTCGCAAAGCCGGCCTGATGTCCGGCGGCGAGCAGCAGATGCTGACCTTGGCCCGAGCTCTGGCAGCCGATCCCGACGTGCTGCTGGCCGACGAACTATCCCTCGGGCTGGCCCCATTGGTGCTGGAGCGGCTGTTGCTCACGGTGCGCGCCGCAGCCGACAACGGGGCCGCCGTGCTGCTCGTGGAACAGCATGTGCGAGATGCCCTCGAGGTGGCTGACCGCGCTTACGTGATCAGCCACGGTAGGGTGGTCCTTCAGGGAGCCGCGAAGGACCTCACGGACCGGATCGGCGAGATCGAGCAGGCGTATCTTGCGGGCGCGGAGATCGGCACGGCGACTGCGTAG
- a CDS encoding TetR/AcrR family transcriptional regulator, giving the protein MPSSKTRASLNLDEIVDNALGLIREGGVASLSMRQLSTRLGASLGATYRHLPTKEALLDLCGKALFDRCWQPLQVGEDPLEWLEQQVMNLYNVLTEYRGMAEYVVRHTRDVVNPVHEVLIESGFSESEAPLVATVLTLYTAGALLTDFEHTIAVDAPDPKAMIAAGMHFVLSGPRPVTGAKGTRGKGMPARS; this is encoded by the coding sequence GTGCCCAGTTCGAAGACTCGTGCAAGTCTGAATCTCGACGAGATCGTCGACAACGCACTGGGTTTGATCCGCGAAGGTGGAGTGGCTTCGCTGTCGATGCGCCAGCTCTCCACCCGCCTCGGTGCCTCTCTCGGCGCGACGTATCGGCATCTGCCGACCAAAGAAGCACTGCTCGACCTATGTGGCAAAGCGCTGTTCGATCGCTGCTGGCAACCGCTGCAGGTCGGCGAGGACCCGCTGGAATGGCTCGAACAGCAGGTGATGAACCTGTACAACGTGCTCACGGAATACCGCGGTATGGCCGAATATGTCGTGCGGCACACCCGCGATGTGGTGAATCCGGTGCACGAGGTGTTGATCGAGTCCGGCTTCTCCGAGTCCGAAGCGCCGCTGGTCGCCACGGTGCTCACGCTCTACACCGCCGGTGCCCTGCTGACCGATTTCGAGCACACCATCGCCGTCGATGCGCCCGACCCCAAGGCCATGATCGCTGCTGGAATGCATTTCGTGCTGTCCGGCCCACGTCCGGTCACCGGCGCGAAAGGCACTCGCGGTAAAGGGATGCCCGCACGTTCGTGA